Proteins from a genomic interval of Schistocerca piceifrons isolate TAMUIC-IGC-003096 chromosome 3, iqSchPice1.1, whole genome shotgun sequence:
- the LOC124789179 gene encoding MDS1 and EVI1 complex locus protein EVI1-B-like, with the protein MPLYLYGFDFSNKSSHEMYVNPVLFWCLHPLCLSSLLVRSFLLCKCNAGCLEVHTSAINQINNFLHFQGKLLTLKILSFYDTNHWMKRIGNVSVKYISPAVFSSKALKQENSDFHMQIAQNCCPRCGKVYGNKGNLMRHLKFECGVAPMFSCPYCQTRWKRKDNMEVHIRTLHMRESI; encoded by the exons ATGCCACTTTACCTGTATGGTTTTGACTTCAGTAATAAAAGTTCTCACGAAATGTATGTGAATCCAGTGTTAT TTTGGTGTCTGCATCCACTGTGTCTTTCCTCCCTTTTGGTCAGAAGCTTCCTTTTGTGTAAATGCAATGCTGGCTGTTTGGAAGTTCATACTTCAGCCATTAATCAGATAaataattttcttcactttcaag GGAAATTACTTACTTTAAAAATACTATCATTTTATGACACGA ATCACTGGATGAAAAGAATTGGTAATGTGAGTGTGAAATACATCTCACCAGCAGTTTTCTCCAGCAAGGCCCTGAAGCAGGAAAATAGTGACTTTCATATGCAAATTGCACAAAACTGTTGCCCACGGTGTGGAAAAGTTTACGGTAACAAGGGTAACCTTATGCGACACCTCAAGTTTGAGTGTGGTGTGGCACCGATGTTCAGTTGTCCATATTGCCAGACACGGTGGAAGCGTAAGGATAATATGGAAGTGCACATTAGGACTTTACACATGAGGGAGAGTATTTAG